The Watersipora subatra chromosome 1, tzWatSuba1.1, whole genome shotgun sequence genome has a window encoding:
- the LOC137385988 gene encoding uncharacterized protein YhgE-like: MRPLNDDMRPLNDGMRPLNDGMRLLDDGMRLLNDGMRLLNDGMRLLNDDMGPLNDDMGPLNDGMRLLNDDMRPLNDGMRPLNDGMRLLNDGMRLLNDDMGPLNDGMGPLNDGMRPLNDGMRLLNDGMRLLNDDMGPLNDGMRLLNDDMGPLNDGMRPLDDGMRLLNDDMRPLNDGMRPLDDGMRLLNDGMRLLNDGMRLLNDDMGPLNDDMGPLNDGMRLINDDMGPLNDGMRPLNDGMRLLNDGMRLLNDDMGPLNDGMRLLNDDMGPLNDGMRPLDDGMRLLNDDMRPLNDGMRPLDDGMRLLNDGMRLLNDGMRLLNDDMGPLNDDMGPLNDGMRLINDDMGPLNDGMRPLNDGMRLLNDGMRLLNDDMGPLNDGMRPLDDGMRLLNDGMRLLNDGMRLLNDDMGPLNDGMGPLNDGMRPLNDGMRPLNDGMRPLNDGMRLLNDGMRLLNDDMGPLNDGMRPLDDGMRLLNDGMRLINDDMGPLNDGMRPLNDGMRPLNDGMRPLNDGMRLLNDGMGPLNDDMGPLNDGMRPLNDGMRLLNDGMRLLNDGMGPLNDDMGPLNDGMRLINDDMGPLNDGMRPLNDGMRLLNDGMRLLNDDMGPLNDGMRPLDDGMRLLNDGMRLINDDMGPLNDGMRPLNDGMRLLNDGMRLLNDDMGPLNDGMRLLNDGMRPVNNGT, encoded by the coding sequence ATGAGACCACTAAATGATGATATGAgaccactaaatgatggtatgagaccactaaatgatggtatgagactACTAGATGATGGTATGAGActactaaatgatggtatgagactactaaatgatggtatgaggCTACTAAATGATGATATGGGACCACTAAATGATGATATGGgaccactaaatgatggtatgaggCTACTAAATGATGATATGAgaccactaaatgatggtatgagacccctaaatgatggtatgagactactaaatgatggtatgaggCTACTAAATGATGATATGGgaccactaaatgatggtatgggaccactaaatgatggtatgagaccactaaatgatggtatgagactactaaatgatggtatgaggCTACTAAATGATGATATGGgaccactaaatgatggtatgaggCTACTAAATGATGATATGGgaccactaaatgatggtatgagaccACTAGATGATGGTATGAGACTACTAAATGATGATATGAgaccactaaatgatggtatgagaccACTAGATGATGGTATGAGActactaaatgatggtatgagactactaaatgatggtatgaggCTACTAAATGATGATATGGGACCACTAAATGATGATATGGgaccactaaatgatggtatgaggCTAATAAATGATGATATGGgaccactaaatgatggtatgagaccactaaatgatggtatgagactactaaatgatggtatgaggCTACTAAATGATGATATGGgaccactaaatgatggtatgaggCTACTAAATGATGATATGGgaccactaaatgatggtatgagaccACTAGATGATGGTATGAGACTACTAAATGATGATATGAgaccactaaatgatggtatgagaccACTAGATGATGGTATGAGActactaaatgatggtatgagactactaaatgatggtatgaggCTACTAAATGATGATATGGGACCACTAAATGATGATATGGgaccactaaatgatggtatgaggCTAATAAATGATGATATGGgaccactaaatgatggtatgagaccactaaatgatggtatgagactactaaatgatggtatgaggCTACTAAATGATGATATGGgaccactaaatgatggtatgagaccACTAGATGATGGTATGAGActactaaatgatggtatgagactactaaatgatggtatgaggCTACTAAATGATGATATGGgaccactaaatgatggtatgggaccactaaatgatggtatgagaccactaaatgatggtatgagaccactaaatgatggtatgagaccactaaatgatggtatgagactactaaatgatggtatgaggCTACTAAATGATGATATGGgaccactaaatgatggtatgagaccACTAGATGATGGTATGAGActactaaatgatggtatgaggCTAATAAATGATGATATGGgaccactaaatgatggtatgagaccactaaatgatggtatgagaccactaaatgatggtatgagaccactaaatgatggtatgagactactaaatgatggtatggGACCACTAAATGATGATATGGGACCAttaaatgatggtatgagaccactaaatgatggtatgagactactaaatgatggtatgagactactaaatgatggtatggGACCACTAAATGATGATATGGgaccactaaatgatggtatgaggCTAATAAATGATGATATGGgaccactaaatgatggtatgagaccactaaatgatggtatgagactactaaatgatggtatgaggCTACTAAATGATGATATGGgaccactaaatgatggtatgagaccACTAGATGATGGTATGAGActactaaatgatggtatgaggCTAATAAATGATGATATGGgaccactaaatgatggtatgagaccactaaatgatggtatgagactactaaatgatggtatgagactACTAAATGATGATATGGgaccactaaatgatggtatgagactactaaatgatggtatgagaccAGTGAACAATGGTACGTAA